One window of Bacteroidota bacterium genomic DNA carries:
- a CDS encoding DegT/DnrJ/EryC1/StrS family aminotransferase encodes MPLQMVDLRRQVAEIRNELDAAIGAVLDSGAFVRGPFVREFQERLGAYLADDRGTPHTLGVANGTDALQIAYQALGLGPGDEVIMPAFTFCATAEAAALLGAMPVFADIDPSTFNLDPAQVEAAITPRTKAIVPVHLFGQCADLAAFERIAGQHGLALIEDTAQAVGTQHIGPDGTRRWAGTVGDIGTVSFYPSKNLGAYGDGGALLSHSDALHERMRQTANHGAARKYYHTTIGVNSRLDGIQGAILGVHLRHLPAWTRARQLAAACYDAAFAPSAFVTRPARASYSTHVFHQYVVRVPADARDRLRDALKAQGIPSMVYYPVSLHEMPAFADARVTGSLAETERACREVLALPMHPWLSMADAERVADAVLSFFGERTLEATAGAAELIA; translated from the coding sequence ATGCCCCTCCAGATGGTCGACCTCCGCCGTCAGGTCGCGGAGATCCGCAACGAACTCGACGCCGCCATCGGCGCGGTGCTCGACAGCGGCGCGTTCGTGCGCGGGCCGTTCGTGCGCGAATTCCAGGAGAGACTCGGGGCTTACCTCGCCGATGACCGTGGGACGCCGCACACGCTCGGCGTGGCGAACGGGACCGACGCGCTTCAGATCGCCTACCAGGCCCTCGGCCTCGGCCCGGGCGACGAGGTGATCATGCCCGCGTTCACGTTTTGCGCTACCGCCGAGGCTGCCGCGCTCCTCGGCGCGATGCCCGTGTTCGCGGACATCGACCCGTCGACATTCAACCTCGACCCCGCGCAGGTCGAGGCCGCGATCACGCCCCGCACGAAGGCCATCGTGCCCGTGCACCTCTTCGGGCAGTGCGCCGACCTCGCCGCGTTCGAGCGCATCGCCGGGCAACACGGCCTTGCCCTCATTGAGGACACCGCGCAAGCCGTTGGGACGCAGCACATCGGGCCGGACGGCACGCGGCGCTGGGCCGGGACGGTCGGCGACATCGGCACAGTGTCGTTCTATCCGTCGAAGAACCTCGGGGCCTACGGTGACGGCGGCGCACTCCTTAGCCACAGTGACGCGCTCCACGAGCGGATGCGCCAGACTGCTAACCACGGTGCGGCGAGGAAGTATTACCACACGACCATCGGCGTCAACAGCCGCCTCGACGGCATCCAGGGCGCGATCCTGGGCGTCCACCTGCGCCACCTCCCAGCGTGGACACGCGCCCGCCAGCTCGCCGCCGCGTGCTACGACGCCGCCTTCGCCCCGAGCGCCTTCGTGACGCGCCCGGCGCGTGCGTCGTACAGCACGCACGTCTTCCACCAGTACGTCGTCCGCGTCCCCGCCGATGCCCGCGACCGTCTCCGCGACGCCCTCAAGGCGCAGGGCATCCCGTCGATGGTCTACTATCCGGTCTCGCTCCACGAGATGCCCGCCTTCGCCGACGCCCGGGTGACCGGAAGCCTTGCCGAGACGGAACGCGCCTGCCGCGAAGTCCTTGCGCTGCCGATGCACCCGTGGCTCTCAATGGCCGACGCGGAGCGCGTCGCCGACGCCGTGCTCAGCTTCTTCGGCGAGCGCACTCTGGAGGCCACAGCTGGTGCCGCAGAACTGATTGCCTAG
- a CDS encoding arsinothricin resistance N-acetyltransferase ArsN1 family B: MTLRLATVADAPGVQAIYAPIVRDTAISFQEEPPTVDEIAERIRATLAQFPWLVVEDDEGVAGYAYASRHRGRAAYRWSVEVSIYVHARCRRRGLGRILYHTLLPMLAAQGFVAAWAGVTLPNDASEALHQAVGFAKVGTYENVGYKHGVWRDTRWYRYTLRPLPDLPSDPVPLPTFVVAGSFSRLLEAGRLLLR, encoded by the coding sequence ATGACCCTCCGGTTGGCGACCGTTGCCGATGCGCCAGGCGTGCAGGCAATCTATGCGCCCATCGTCCGCGACACGGCGATCTCGTTTCAGGAGGAGCCGCCCACCGTCGACGAGATTGCCGAGCGCATCCGCGCGACGCTCGCACAGTTTCCCTGGCTTGTTGTAGAGGACGACGAGGGCGTCGCGGGGTATGCCTATGCCTCGCGGCACCGGGGCCGCGCAGCCTACCGCTGGAGCGTGGAGGTTTCCATCTACGTCCACGCACGGTGCCGACGGCGCGGGCTCGGTCGCATTCTCTATCACACACTTCTACCGATGCTCGCCGCGCAGGGCTTCGTGGCGGCATGGGCCGGTGTGACGCTTCCCAACGACGCCAGCGAAGCCCTGCACCAAGCGGTCGGCTTCGCGAAGGTCGGCACCTACGAAAATGTCGGCTACAAACACGGCGTTTGGCGCGATACGCGCTGGTATCGCTACACCCTGCGCCCGCTGCCTGACCTACCCAGCGATCCAGTGCCACTGCCCACGTTTGTCGTGGCTGGCTCCTTTTCGCGTCTGCTCGAAGCGGGGCGGCTCCTTCTCCGCTGA
- a CDS encoding HAD family hydrolase: MVVTLDFWNTMVVAKTGGEARRRARTDHLLALVQRYRRDATEDLVADARRSAHARFDAVWKAEHRTLGADDLLRFLWDELALPVSDAEHAETVRVYEEGLLIGPPDLTPGLVDFVQDMAGRVRLGIISDTMFSPGRVIRRLLDRHGLLEAFGMFAFSDETGCAKPDPRAFATILDETEAAPSQASHVGDLRRTDVAGAIKAGWTAIQYTGVHVDDAANGPAPHAVAPDWDAVAAALDVP, translated from the coding sequence ATGGTAGTCACACTCGATTTTTGGAACACGATGGTCGTAGCAAAGACGGGCGGCGAGGCGCGGCGGCGAGCACGCACCGACCACCTGCTCGCGCTCGTGCAGCGCTACCGCCGCGACGCCACTGAGGATCTGGTCGCGGACGCTCGGCGCTCGGCCCACGCCCGCTTCGATGCGGTGTGGAAAGCGGAGCATCGTACGCTGGGCGCGGACGATCTCTTGCGCTTCCTTTGGGATGAACTCGCGCTGCCCGTCTCCGATGCCGAGCACGCAGAGACGGTCCGTGTCTACGAGGAGGGCCTACTCATCGGCCCGCCCGACCTTACGCCGGGACTCGTTGACTTCGTGCAGGATATGGCCGGGCGCGTCCGTCTGGGCATCATCTCCGACACGATGTTTTCGCCTGGCCGCGTGATCCGGCGCCTTCTGGATCGCCACGGGCTGCTAGAAGCCTTCGGTATGTTCGCCTTTTCCGACGAGACCGGCTGCGCGAAGCCCGACCCGCGCGCCTTCGCCACGATCCTCGATGAGACTGAAGCTGCGCCTTCGCAGGCCTCGCACGTCGGCGATCTTCGGAGAACCGATGTAGCTGGGGCAATCAAAGCTGGGTGGACGGCGATCCAGTATACGGGGGTGCACGTGGACGACGCCGCCAACGGCCCGGCCCCGCATGCCGTCGCGCCGGACTGGGACGCCGTTGCCGCGGCGCTCGACGTTCCGTGA
- a CDS encoding RNA-binding protein — MNLYVGNLPFSSTDDSLREAFEAHGTVTSAVVIKDRETGRSRGFGFVEMETKEQGTAAIEAMHGTDMGGRTLTVNEARPRQGGGGGGGGGNRGGGGGYGGGNRGGGGYGGGNRGGGGGYGGGRRRDWDN; from the coding sequence ATGAACCTCTACGTGGGCAACTTGCCCTTCTCCAGCACGGACGACTCGCTACGCGAGGCGTTCGAAGCACACGGCACCGTCACTTCTGCGGTCGTCATCAAGGACCGCGAAACGGGCCGCTCGCGCGGCTTCGGCTTCGTTGAAATGGAAACCAAAGAACAGGGTACTGCTGCCATCGAGGCGATGCATGGTACCGACATGGGTGGCCGCACGCTCACCGTCAATGAAGCTCGTCCCCGTCAGGGTGGCGGCGGCGGTGGCGGTGGTGGCAACCGAGGCGGCGGCGGTGGCTACGGCGGCGGCAATCGCGGCGGCGGCGGCTACGGCGGCGGCAACCGTGGCGGAGGTGGTGGCTACGGCGGTGGACGCCGTCGCGACTGGGACAACTAG
- a CDS encoding M14 family zinc carboxypeptidase — protein MRLADLDLSDVCFRTSEDVFATLEHACTSNPDLATFEVIGTSEKGRPIAGVTMGHGPRTVTLVAGAHADEPVGPETLRTFVIESLAARDWGASDGGFAELFEQFTFKIVPHVNPDAETANQPWVQAWPDLRAFLRHRLREQPGRDIEFGYPVMRAENRAVSRFLFGYAPIALHASLHGMAFSEGALLLIERHWAEAFPDRLAVLQRSHLEAAKTLAGLEPHDQDRSGDKGFRYLGPGFWSTPEGTAMQAYFLREGEGETASKFFLSSMELARIAGYDAVRKAAPLCLVTELPLWLVRCDPGNPPGVPLNFQAFREVLPSLTAAAQRDVLTEEELDGARARFGLKPVDLRTAVRLQLHALALGLAAVS, from the coding sequence ATGCGCCTTGCCGACCTCGATCTCAGCGACGTGTGCTTCCGCACCAGCGAGGACGTATTCGCCACGCTCGAACACGCCTGCACCTCGAACCCGGACCTTGCCACGTTCGAGGTGATCGGCACGAGCGAGAAGGGGCGCCCAATTGCCGGAGTGACCATGGGCCACGGGCCACGCACAGTCACGCTTGTGGCCGGGGCTCATGCCGACGAGCCCGTCGGGCCAGAGACGCTACGCACGTTTGTCATCGAATCGCTGGCGGCGCGTGATTGGGGAGCATCAGATGGCGGCTTCGCCGAGCTGTTCGAGCAGTTCACGTTCAAGATTGTCCCACACGTCAACCCCGATGCAGAGACGGCCAACCAACCTTGGGTCCAGGCGTGGCCCGACCTCCGAGCCTTTCTGCGGCATCGGCTTCGCGAACAACCTGGTCGCGATATCGAGTTTGGCTACCCAGTCATGCGCGCGGAGAACCGTGCCGTCAGTCGTTTCCTTTTCGGCTACGCGCCTATCGCCCTCCACGCGAGCCTGCACGGTATGGCCTTCTCGGAGGGGGCCCTCCTCCTGATCGAACGGCACTGGGCCGAGGCGTTCCCCGACCGTCTTGCAGTCCTTCAGCGTAGCCATCTGGAAGCGGCGAAGACCCTTGCCGGCCTAGAGCCGCATGACCAAGACCGTTCGGGAGACAAGGGTTTTCGTTATCTCGGTCCAGGCTTCTGGTCGACGCCAGAGGGCACGGCGATGCAGGCCTATTTCCTGCGTGAGGGCGAGGGTGAGACTGCATCAAAGTTCTTTCTGTCGTCTATGGAGCTCGCCCGGATCGCTGGGTATGATGCCGTGCGTAAGGCTGCGCCGCTCTGCCTAGTGACCGAGCTTCCATTGTGGCTCGTGCGTTGCGACCCGGGGAACCCGCCGGGTGTCCCGCTAAACTTCCAGGCCTTCCGAGAAGTGCTGCCCAGCCTGACGGCGGCCGCCCAGCGGGACGTGCTCACTGAAGAAGAACTCGACGGGGCACGTGCACGGTTTGGATTAAAGCCTGTCGACCTGCGCACGGCTGTACGCCTGCAACTCCATGCTCTTGCTCTCGGGCTTGCTGCCGTTTCTTGA
- the kbl gene encoding glycine C-acetyltransferase, producing the protein MPSTTAPALFKQTLTEIRDAGLYKSERVITSQQDAGIEVLGPGQGDGAAPERAVLNFCANNYLGLANDPDLIAAAQEGVAKYGFGMASVRFICGTQDVHKELEHRLAAYHRKEDCILYAACFDANAGLFEVLLDKECAIISDALNHASIIDGVRLCKARRYRFAHGDMADLERALQDSQDAKIRMVTTDGVFSMDGDVAKLDEICALAKQYDALVHVDECHSTGFFGPTGRGAAEHHGALDDVDIITSTLGKALGGASGGFTVASAEIVDLLRQRSRPYLFSNTLAPVIAYTSLAVLDRLEETAELRETLAANTAHFREGMTARGFDIRPGSHPIVPIMLYDAVLAQRIADALLDEGIYVIGFSYPVVPKGEARIRVQISAAHTRAHLDQAMDAFERVGKDLGVLDA; encoded by the coding sequence ATGCCTTCCACGACCGCCCCTGCGCTCTTCAAGCAGACCCTCACCGAGATCCGAGACGCCGGCTTGTACAAGTCTGAGCGCGTCATCACGTCCCAACAAGACGCGGGGATCGAAGTGCTTGGGCCTGGCCAGGGTGACGGGGCCGCTCCAGAGCGAGCGGTGCTGAACTTTTGCGCCAACAACTATCTCGGCCTCGCCAACGACCCCGACCTCATCGCGGCGGCTCAAGAGGGCGTGGCGAAGTACGGCTTCGGGATGGCTTCCGTGCGTTTCATCTGCGGCACGCAGGACGTGCACAAGGAGTTGGAGCACCGGCTGGCAGCCTACCACCGCAAAGAGGACTGCATCCTCTACGCCGCGTGCTTCGACGCCAACGCAGGCCTCTTCGAAGTGCTGCTCGACAAGGAGTGCGCGATCATCTCAGACGCCCTCAACCACGCTTCGATCATCGACGGGGTGCGGCTCTGCAAGGCTAGGCGCTACCGCTTCGCCCACGGCGACATGGCCGACCTCGAACGGGCGCTCCAGGATAGCCAGGACGCCAAGATTCGCATGGTCACCACCGACGGCGTCTTCTCCATGGACGGCGACGTCGCCAAACTCGACGAAATCTGCGCCCTTGCGAAGCAGTACGATGCCCTGGTGCATGTCGACGAGTGCCACTCGACGGGCTTCTTCGGGCCGACCGGGCGCGGTGCTGCCGAACACCACGGCGCACTCGACGACGTGGACATCATAACCTCGACGCTTGGCAAGGCGCTTGGTGGAGCGTCGGGCGGCTTCACCGTAGCCAGCGCCGAGATCGTAGACCTTTTGCGTCAGCGCTCGCGGCCCTACCTCTTCTCGAATACGCTCGCGCCCGTCATCGCCTACACCAGCCTTGCTGTCCTCGACCGGTTGGAGGAGACGGCCGAACTGCGCGAAACGCTCGCAGCCAACACCGCGCACTTCCGAGAGGGCATGACCGCGCGCGGCTTCGATATCCGGCCGGGCAGTCACCCCATCGTCCCGATCATGCTCTATGACGCCGTCCTGGCGCAGCGCATCGCGGACGCCCTCCTTGACGAGGGCATCTATGTGATCGGCTTCTCCTACCCTGTCGTGCCGAAAGGCGAGGCGCGGATCCGGGTGCAGATCTCTGCCGCACACACGAGGGCGCACCTGGATCAGGCGATGGATGCCTTCGAGCGCGTCGGGAAAGATTTGGGCGTACTGGACGCATGA
- a CDS encoding NAD-dependent epimerase/dehydratase family protein, which yields MPRILVTGAGGQIGSDLVRLLRAQHGRDAVLATDLRPLLHTGGPSDVLDVRNADRLRLLSDRHGIDTVYHLASLLSATGEQQPHLAWDVNMNGLRHVLEVARERSQRVFWPSSIAAFGPTTPRDDTPQTTVLEPTTMYGLTKVSGELLCQYYALKFSVDVRSVRYPGLISSGAPPGGGTTDYAVDMFRAAVRGDRYTCFVSPETVLPMMYMPDALRGTVALMAAPADAITVRTSYNFTALSFSASELADAIRDRVPDFELTYQPDFRQGIADTWPRSVDDSQARRDWGWSPEYDLPGMVGDMLARLSPRLHAARTSR from the coding sequence GTGCCTCGCATCCTCGTCACCGGGGCCGGCGGCCAAATCGGCTCCGATCTCGTACGCCTCCTCCGCGCCCAGCACGGTCGCGACGCCGTTCTCGCTACCGACCTGCGCCCCTTGTTACACACCGGCGGCCCGTCCGACGTCCTGGACGTACGCAATGCCGACCGCCTACGCCTCCTCTCCGATCGCCACGGCATCGATACGGTGTACCACCTCGCAAGCCTGCTCTCTGCAACGGGGGAGCAGCAGCCGCACCTTGCGTGGGACGTGAATATGAACGGGCTTCGGCACGTCCTCGAAGTCGCTCGGGAGAGGTCGCAGCGCGTCTTTTGGCCCTCGTCCATCGCTGCGTTCGGCCCGACCACGCCGCGCGATGACACGCCCCAGACGACCGTGCTGGAGCCAACAACCATGTACGGCCTTACGAAAGTGAGCGGCGAGTTGCTGTGCCAGTACTACGCCCTCAAGTTCAGCGTCGACGTGCGCAGCGTTCGCTATCCGGGGTTGATCTCGTCCGGCGCTCCGCCAGGTGGGGGGACCACCGATTACGCCGTGGACATGTTCAGGGCAGCCGTGCGCGGCGACCGTTACACCTGCTTCGTGAGTCCCGAAACGGTGCTGCCGATGATGTACATGCCCGACGCACTACGCGGTACCGTCGCGCTGATGGCGGCACCAGCGGACGCGATCACCGTGCGGACGAGCTACAACTTTACCGCGCTCAGCTTCTCAGCCTCCGAACTCGCCGACGCGATCCGAGACCGCGTCCCAGATTTCGAACTCACCTATCAGCCTGACTTCCGCCAGGGCATCGCGGACACCTGGCCCCGCTCCGTCGACGACTCCCAGGCTCGCCGTGACTGGGGGTGGTCGCCCGAATATGACCTCCCAGGCATGGTCGGAGACATGCTCGCCCGTCTCTCGCCACGCCTGCACGCTGCTAGAACTTCGAGGTAA
- a CDS encoding T9SS type A sorting domain-containing protein encodes MRLAALLLALLAAPALTAQPMLLASADGDLPLVLAASTEAGDATPGSVTIYTLYPNPTADRSELTFSVERSQDVQVVLYDVLGRKVADLYSGTLDADVTRTVEIDVEAMPVGLYVVRVTGDDFRAVRRLTVVR; translated from the coding sequence ATGCGTCTCGCTGCCCTGCTGCTCGCTCTTCTCGCCGCTCCTGCGTTGACCGCGCAGCCCATGCTGCTCGCCAGCGCCGACGGCGATTTGCCTCTCGTGCTCGCTGCATCTACGGAGGCTGGCGACGCGACGCCCGGTAGCGTGACCATCTACACGCTTTACCCGAACCCGACGGCCGATCGCTCGGAGCTCACGTTCTCGGTCGAGCGCTCGCAAGACGTTCAGGTTGTGCTGTACGATGTTCTCGGTCGCAAGGTGGCGGACCTCTACTCAGGCACGCTTGATGCCGATGTCACACGCACCGTGGAGATTGACGTGGAGGCCATGCCAGTGGGGCTCTACGTGGTCCGCGTCACCGGCGACGACTTCCGCGCCGTCCGTCGCCTCACCGTGGTCCGCTAG
- a CDS encoding T9SS type A sorting domain-containing protein: MRYLYCVIALLCTVPASSQGNGEAPDPFSFYPLAVGNAWEYNAANAFLAPMRRDIARDTVIGGRRYFVMEQRVVEGYSSPVPRTYLLRYDLRHAQVMERLPDGTERALFEAPCTLRRDVGEGQCLYENELILNYQVILTETTPIEGGGISPALMYFDSLAGSLLLASGFGLVREVGDGSSFGNQLYYARIDGIEHGEAQLEYLTEVSAVDETPPAHFSIASFPNPTHASTTLRIEMSEQQDVRIAVFDVLGRSVWQDERYLNAGTSAVAIDSGSWPAGVYFVQVQTSNGGTDTVQITKR, encoded by the coding sequence ATGCGCTATTTGTACTGTGTGATTGCTTTGCTGTGTACCGTGCCGGCCTCGTCGCAGGGAAATGGTGAAGCTCCCGACCCGTTCAGCTTCTATCCGCTTGCCGTGGGCAATGCCTGGGAATACAACGCGGCGAACGCCTTCCTAGCACCTATGCGTCGCGACATCGCCAGAGACACCGTCATTGGTGGACGGCGGTATTTCGTGATGGAACAACGCGTAGTCGAAGGCTACAGCTCGCCCGTGCCGCGCACCTACTTGCTGCGATATGATTTACGTCATGCACAAGTAATGGAGCGACTACCAGACGGCACAGAACGAGCCCTATTCGAGGCGCCTTGTACGCTCAGACGTGACGTTGGCGAAGGCCAGTGCCTGTACGAGAACGAGCTCATCCTGAACTACCAAGTCATCCTGACCGAAACGACGCCTATCGAGGGTGGGGGAATTTCACCCGCTCTCATGTACTTCGATTCCCTTGCTGGGAGCCTCTTGCTCGCGTCTGGATTCGGCCTCGTGCGTGAAGTAGGCGATGGGTCAAGTTTCGGCAACCAGTTGTACTATGCGCGGATCGATGGCATTGAGCACGGCGAAGCGCAGTTGGAATACCTGACAGAAGTTTCCGCTGTCGATGAAACGCCACCGGCTCACTTTAGCATTGCGTCGTTTCCCAATCCGACCCACGCCTCAACAACGCTGCGCATCGAAATGTCAGAGCAGCAAGATGTCCGTATCGCCGTGTTCGATGTGCTTGGGCGATCAGTCTGGCAAGACGAGCGCTATTTGAATGCCGGCACATCGGCCGTTGCAATTGACAGCGGCTCCTGGCCAGCTGGTGTCTACTTCGTCCAAGTACAGACGAGCAACGGGGGCACAGACACGGTGCAGATAACCAAGCGCTAG
- a CDS encoding DapH/DapD/GlmU-related protein, which yields MPFFTSDASPPPSAQPTPPRAVRDDEGGDMDFSPIAPPDASKFVVSGYPESVDSDDEGATAYDLMVAGQAYPLDDPEIDLYHRHAADHCRALTNAPADGPERLALIYTLFDVSGEDIRVEPPLAVAFGRHITTGERVQIGPGCRLLDFAPIVIGDQTVLGCEVLIQTQMLPMNPAQRAERMAKAAPVEIGEDCWIGDRVTIYPGVRIGDGTTVAAGSVVTSNLPTGVLAAGNPCKVVRKL from the coding sequence ATGCCGTTTTTCACCTCCGACGCCTCGCCTCCGCCCTCTGCCCAGCCAACCCCGCCCCGCGCGGTACGTGACGACGAAGGCGGCGACATGGATTTCTCCCCCATTGCCCCACCTGACGCAAGCAAGTTTGTCGTCTCAGGCTATCCGGAAAGCGTAGATAGCGATGATGAAGGGGCAACCGCCTACGACCTCATGGTCGCGGGACAAGCGTACCCGCTCGACGACCCCGAGATCGACCTCTACCATCGCCATGCCGCCGATCACTGCCGCGCGCTGACCAATGCCCCAGCTGACGGTCCGGAGCGCCTCGCGTTGATCTATACGCTGTTTGACGTGTCGGGGGAAGACATTCGCGTCGAGCCTCCCCTAGCCGTTGCGTTTGGGCGGCACATCACCACGGGCGAGCGTGTACAGATTGGACCGGGTTGCAGGCTATTGGACTTTGCCCCCATCGTGATCGGCGACCAGACCGTGCTCGGGTGCGAGGTGCTCATTCAGACGCAGATGCTCCCGATGAACCCAGCGCAGCGAGCCGAACGTATGGCGAAGGCCGCGCCGGTCGAGATTGGTGAAGACTGCTGGATTGGAGACCGGGTGACTATCTACCCAGGCGTCCGCATCGGCGACGGTACGACCGTGGCTGCGGGCAGTGTGGTCACGTCGAACCTACCTACGGGCGTACTCGCGGCAGGCAACCCCTGCAAGGTCGTCCGTAAATTGTGA
- a CDS encoding potassium transporter TrkG, with protein sequence MRLNVSAVVGVLGALLGAVGVALLAPMAVALFYGEAEWWAFGVTALAAGGGGAALWFTNRPKREIQIRDGFAIVALAWIVVSLVGALPFVLTGTLGYTDAFFETISGFTTTGATILGGDDTPAIEALPNAFLFWRSLAHWIGGMGIIVLTLAVLPLLGIGGMQLFKAEVPGPTADKLTPRVRDTATRLWGIYAGFTVLNALLLLPEMSLFDAVNHAFSSMATGGFSTENGSVGQYGSAYVEWVTVFFMFIGGVNFTLHYYALKGKPGVFWQSDEFRVYLAICLIATGLATVALWAPTSAVLPANTGDLTEPGITFAGLLDALRVAAFQVVAIITTTGFGTSDYEAWPALGVGVLFLLFFVGGMAGSTSGGFKVLRHILLFKNAQREVHRLLHPQAIFPIRLDHRVVSPEIMRNVLSFVVLYLLLLLVGTVVLAGMGLDLFSAFVATASAVGNVGPAFGAVGPTETYAIVPAAGKWVLGLLMVAGRLEIFTLIVLLIPDFWQR encoded by the coding sequence ATGCGCCTGAACGTCTCTGCCGTCGTCGGCGTGTTGGGCGCATTGCTGGGCGCGGTCGGCGTCGCGCTGCTGGCCCCGATGGCTGTAGCGCTCTTCTACGGAGAAGCCGAGTGGTGGGCATTCGGAGTGACAGCACTCGCTGCGGGCGGGGGAGGAGCAGCGCTCTGGTTCACCAACCGCCCCAAGCGAGAGATTCAGATCCGTGACGGGTTTGCCATCGTCGCGCTGGCTTGGATCGTCGTATCGCTGGTTGGTGCGCTGCCTTTCGTCCTTACGGGCACGCTTGGCTACACCGATGCGTTTTTCGAGACGATCTCGGGCTTCACCACGACCGGCGCCACCATTCTGGGCGGGGACGATACGCCTGCGATCGAGGCGCTGCCAAACGCGTTTCTATTCTGGCGCAGCTTAGCCCATTGGATCGGAGGCATGGGCATTATTGTCTTGACCCTGGCGGTGTTGCCGCTGCTCGGGATCGGAGGCATGCAGTTGTTCAAGGCCGAGGTACCCGGACCCACGGCAGACAAGCTCACGCCGCGTGTGCGTGACACCGCCACACGGCTCTGGGGCATCTACGCGGGATTCACCGTCCTCAACGCGCTACTCTTGCTCCCGGAGATGAGCTTGTTCGACGCCGTGAATCACGCGTTTTCGTCCATGGCGACGGGCGGATTCTCCACCGAGAACGGGTCGGTCGGGCAATATGGATCGGCGTACGTGGAGTGGGTGACCGTTTTTTTCATGTTCATCGGTGGCGTCAACTTCACGCTGCACTACTATGCCCTGAAGGGTAAGCCTGGCGTGTTTTGGCAGAGCGACGAGTTTCGGGTCTATCTAGCCATCTGCCTCATCGCAACCGGACTGGCGACCGTGGCGCTCTGGGCTCCTACGAGTGCGGTGCTTCCGGCCAACACAGGCGATCTCACGGAGCCAGGCATCACCTTCGCCGGACTGCTCGACGCGCTCCGTGTGGCGGCGTTTCAGGTGGTCGCGATCATCACCACGACGGGCTTTGGGACGAGCGACTATGAAGCGTGGCCAGCGCTCGGCGTAGGCGTGCTGTTCCTGCTCTTCTTCGTGGGCGGGATGGCCGGGTCCACGAGCGGAGGCTTCAAGGTGCTGCGCCACATTTTGCTTTTCAAGAACGCTCAGCGCGAGGTGCACCGGCTCCTGCACCCCCAGGCGATTTTTCCGATCCGCCTCGACCATCGTGTGGTGTCGCCGGAGATTATGCGCAACGTGCTCTCCTTCGTGGTGCTCTATCTGCTGCTTCTGCTCGTTGGCACCGTCGTGCTAGCAGGGATGGGCCTCGACCTCTTCAGCGCATTCGTTGCCACGGCATCGGCCGTTGGCAATGTGGGCCCAGCATTTGGCGCCGTAGGCCCCACCGAGACCTACGCGATCGTCCCGGCTGCGGGGAAATGGGTCCTGGGTCTACTCATGGTGGCCGGGCGTTTAGAGATTTTCACCCTAATCGTCCTGCTCATCCCCGACTTCTGGCAGCGGTAG